The following proteins are co-located in the Triticum aestivum cultivar Chinese Spring chromosome 1A, IWGSC CS RefSeq v2.1, whole genome shotgun sequence genome:
- the LOC123068380 gene encoding putative protein Brevis radix-like 5, which produces MRTSLPGFKISSSSRSNFNSSRPGEERPAIEMHACFRGGAGDSRAARSISVVRGLAKNMKAMSLKAKAAGGVGHARPRRRQQKEADRERYMDGSGLTSAKITPAHLQDEADDRRHDHLLHTEDRDKCCSPSLDADDDAAEKGDDGADEWVAEPEPGVLMTLAPRPDGTNRLRKVRFRDELFDDWAAQSWWADNHDRIVELYSLVTQSDGDGNDDTPATPCQSESDEEEALPDDAMAAGEPSSGSRSSGTAGSPILGLVTAPDTLRGCKTPPTVTSTPKAVAPAAQEDEEEEEGDISDHHQRNTPWSEWVEEYEPGVFITVRAYPDHPLQLRHVELSREKFGEVKARVWWQENKDRLRSFYSF; this is translated from the exons ATGCGCACAAGCCTGCCTGGTTTCAAAATTTCATCTTCTTCCCGATCCAACTTCAACTCGTCCCGGCCAGGAGAGGAGAGGCCGGCGATCGAGATGCACGCGTGCTTCCGTGGCGGCGCCGGCGACAGCAGGGCCGCCAGGTCCATCAGCGTCGTCAGGGGCTTGGCCAAGAAC ATGAAGGCCATGTCTCTCAAGGCGAAGGCGGCCGGGGGTGTCGGTCATGCGCGGCCGCGGCGGAGGCAGCAGAAGGAGGCGGACCGTGAGCGTTACATGGATGGTTCAGGGCTGACGTCGGCCAAGATCACGCCGGCGCATCTGCAGGACGAAGCGGACGACCGCCGGCATGATCATCTGCTGCACACGGAGGACCGGGACAAGTGCTGCTCTCCTTCGCTGGACGCCGACGACGATGCGGCTGAGAAGGGCGACGACGGCGCCGACGAGTGGGTGGCGGAGCCGGAGCCGGGCGTGCTGATGACGCTGGCGCCGCGCCCCGACGGCACCAACCGCCTCCGGAAGGTGCGGTTCCGGGACGAGCTGTTCGACGACTGGGCGGCGCAGAGCTGGTGGGCGGACAACCACGACCGCATCGTCGAGCTCTACAGCCTTGTAACCCAGTCCGACGGCGATGGCAACGACGACACACCTGCCACCCCGTGCCAGTCCGAGTCCGACGAAGAAGAAGCGCTGCCG GATGATGCGATGGCGGCCGGCGAGCCGTCCAGCGGGAGCAGGTCGAGCGGCACGGCGGGGTCGCCGATACTGGGCCTGGTCACCGCGCCCGACACCCTCAGAGGATGCAAAACGCCACCAACAGTGACCTCGACACCTAAAGCGGTGGCGCCGGCGGCccaagaagacgaggaggaggaggagggcgacatCAGCGACCACCACCAGAGGAACACGCCGTGGAGCGAGTGGGTCGAGGAGTACGAGCCCGGCGTGTTCATCACCGTCCGGGCCTACCCCGATCACCCCCTGCAGCTCCGGCACGTCGAACTCAG CCGTGAGAAGTTCGGCGAGGTAAAGGCGAGGGTGTGGTGGCAGGAGAACAAGGACAGGCTGCGCAGCTTCTACTCCTTCTGA
- the LOC123068386 gene encoding F-box protein SKIP23, whose protein sequence is MAAEEKSQSQTVRSWSSIPLDLAGLVLRLLHSYASRARFAAVWFARGGMMAAEKRPNLQPPVLSWSSIPLDLAGLVLRLLPAHADRARFASVCPQWRAAARQQLLPPPLPLLALPDGTFYSLPYTKPFRFPGCGFAGYQSACCSWLVFPRDDGCFLVDPFSRETVTLPPLSSVRLRPPNAVAKWSYEHGAKVADPYVTWMHIKDSDKLHISKLVVCSPNLVAALVGIGYTSQILMCQPGALSWSVRAYDRCKRFEDMSFYQGKIYALTKGENLLVVNISGDQSTGDPQVSRIGQVIKGDPWYSIAFTNNAMLCKKLYLVESCGAMLMVRRTIVCRVPESGLYGEAVAGWSAFEVFKADFEHSWWVSVSTVGANQVLFLGRRCSRAVSLSPYGVLGDQISFLDDDEENRMEYGYDKENASFGTYDIRSGGFSSVHPEISWKRCDEMRLAAWLFPHD, encoded by the exons ATGGCGGCAGAGGAGAAATCACAGTCGCAGACCGTGCGCTCGTGGTCGTCCATCCCGCTTGACCTGGCCGGCCTGGTGCTCCGCCTACTCCACTCGTACGCCAGCCGCGCCCGCTTCGCCGCAGTGTGGTTCGCACGGGGAG GGATGATGGCGGCAGAGAAGAGACCCAACTTGCAGCCGCCGGTGCTGTCATGGTCGTCCATCCCGCTCGACCTGGCTGGCCTGGTGCTCCGCCTGCTCCCCGCGCACGCCGATCGTGCCCGCTTCGCGTCAGTTTGCCCGCAGTGGCGTGCCGCCGCGAGGCAGCAGCTGCTGCCACCACCACTGCCGCTGCTTGCGCTCCCTGACGGCACCTTCTACAGCCTCCCCTATACCAAGCCCTTCCGTTTCCCTGGCTGCGGCTTCGCCGGGTACCAGAGTGCCTGCTGCAGCTGGCTTGtcttcccccgcgacgacgggtGCTTCCTGGTCGATCCCTTCTCTAGGGAAACAGtgacgctccctcctctctccagcGTCCGACTCCGGCCTCCAAATGCAGTCGCTAAATGGTCGTATGAGCATGGGGCAAAAGTAGCTGACCCTTATGTCACATGGATGCATATCAAGGACTCAGACAAGCTGCACATAAGTAAGCTAGTCGTGTGCTCACCAAATCTTGTTGCTGCCCTTGTCGGCATTGGATACACCAGTCAGATTCTAATGTGCCAGCCAGGGGCCTTGTCGTGGTCAGTACGTGCGTACGATCGGTGCAAGAGGTTTGAAGACATGTCATTCTACCAGGGCAAGATCTACGCCCTCACCAAAGGCGAGAACCTTCTTGTGGTGAACATCAGCGGCGACCAGAGCACCGGGGATCCACAGGTTTCTCGTATTGGACAAGTCATCAAGGGTGATCCATGGTATTCAATTGCGTTCACCAACAACGCTATGCTCTGCAAGAAGCTCTACCTGGTTGAATCCTGTGGGGCAATGCTGATGGTACGCAGGACGATTGTGTGCCGGGTTCCTGAATCTGGGCTGTATGGTGAAGCTGTTGCTGGATGGAGCGCGTTTGAGGTTTTCAAGGCTGACTTTGAGCATTCATGGTGGGTCAGTGTGTCGACCGTGGGGGCTAACCAGGTGTTGTTTCTAGGGCGAAGGTGCTCCAGGGCTGTGTCCTTGTCTCCGTATGGGGTCCTGGGTGATCAGATCTCGTTCTTGGATGATGATGAGGAAAATCGTATGGAGTATGGCTATGACAAGGAGAACGCTTCTTTTGGCACCTATGACATAAGATCTGGCGGGTTCAGTTCTGTTCACCCAGAGATCTCATGGAAGCGTTGCGATGAAATGCGCCTGGCTGCATGGCTCTTCCCTCATGACTGA